The following proteins come from a genomic window of Leptospira andrefontaineae:
- a CDS encoding PP2C family protein-serine/threonine phosphatase: MHTAKYLFFLLGPIGFLIFLLSLTPWHKEENLRAYKGIIDLRGIQSASSGPVDLSGEWEFFWSQEPGKILESFHGNMTVPGSWNRETELHPSYERLGYATYRLKVLLPDVWVGKVLTLGLGTVWSSYRLYLDGEFQGESGGPSTSPQTSVARVQPRSFSFVPSSSQIEVSLFVTNNFARQGGISSPIKLGPSEVMLSTRTRTIFTDIFAFSSLVIMGLYHISLYLYLRSSKAPLYFGFMSMAIGMRTLVTNTRLLMEFFPSINQNGIQMIEQISMMCATGLYLLFFYETFTVYASKLYVRISLAIISLFILMTLFGSLEFNSSKVAYFHLFIGITIGYVIYVIFGIDFDKENNSSYILYGSGILFLGVAIDLFYTYILKVSSHQVSHIALVLFVFLQSLVIASDRSSKYKEAKLLTEDLQTMNLELFEMKEKLVQKVEDRTRTLNDTLQQINRELEIAQNVQRKILTPPEREIKGIRFDYVYKPLEKVGGDFLDISEINPGQVRVLLADAVGHGVQASLMTMALKTEYEELKKLPCPTHVLKELNGRFLRKFDTLESIFPCFVADIYLEKKEVLYASAGHPDQVLLSPDSKYELLHKTGPILGLFDDLEIEFSTYKFPTGSRLLLFSDGLIENRRKENRWSTVETIAARASTLSNVSLQKLLEELVVMEERSRGDEQRYDDITIIAIESRETPEYPA, translated from the coding sequence ATGCACACGGCAAAATACTTATTCTTTTTATTAGGACCCATCGGCTTCCTTATTTTCCTTTTGTCTCTCACCCCCTGGCATAAGGAAGAAAACTTACGTGCTTACAAAGGAATAATAGATCTTAGGGGTATTCAAAGTGCAAGTTCCGGTCCGGTAGATCTATCCGGCGAATGGGAATTTTTCTGGAGCCAAGAGCCCGGAAAAATCCTAGAATCCTTCCATGGGAACATGACTGTCCCAGGTTCTTGGAATAGAGAAACTGAACTACATCCATCTTATGAAAGATTAGGTTACGCAACCTATAGGCTCAAAGTTCTTTTACCAGATGTTTGGGTGGGGAAGGTCCTCACTCTAGGTTTAGGTACCGTTTGGAGTTCCTACCGATTATACTTGGACGGAGAATTCCAAGGAGAATCCGGAGGCCCATCTACTTCTCCTCAGACAAGCGTCGCAAGGGTCCAGCCCAGGTCTTTTTCATTTGTTCCTAGTTCCAGTCAGATAGAAGTTTCACTTTTTGTTACGAATAATTTCGCAAGACAAGGAGGGATCAGTTCTCCAATTAAATTAGGTCCTTCCGAAGTGATGTTGTCCACAAGGACCAGAACCATCTTCACTGATATTTTTGCATTCTCCAGTCTAGTGATTATGGGGCTATATCATATTTCCCTGTATTTATATTTAAGATCCAGTAAGGCTCCCTTATATTTTGGATTTATGAGTATGGCGATCGGGATGAGAACTCTTGTCACAAATACAAGACTTCTCATGGAGTTTTTCCCTTCTATCAACCAGAACGGTATACAGATGATAGAACAGATCTCCATGATGTGTGCTACTGGATTGTATCTTCTATTCTTCTATGAAACATTCACAGTATATGCATCAAAGTTATACGTAAGAATTTCCTTAGCGATTATCTCTCTATTCATTCTAATGACTCTGTTCGGCTCTTTGGAATTCAATAGTAGTAAGGTCGCGTATTTCCATTTATTTATTGGGATCACGATCGGTTACGTTATCTACGTGATCTTTGGAATAGACTTTGATAAAGAAAACAACTCTTCTTATATTTTATACGGCTCAGGGATATTATTCTTAGGAGTAGCGATCGATCTATTCTATACTTATATTCTAAAAGTTTCCTCTCATCAAGTTTCACATATTGCACTCGTACTTTTCGTGTTCTTACAATCTTTGGTGATCGCTTCGGATCGTTCTTCTAAGTATAAAGAAGCAAAACTTCTTACAGAAGATCTGCAAACCATGAACTTAGAACTTTTCGAAATGAAAGAAAAGTTGGTTCAAAAAGTAGAAGATAGGACCAGAACTCTGAACGATACTCTACAACAGATCAATCGAGAATTAGAGATCGCTCAAAACGTACAGAGAAAAATCCTTACTCCTCCGGAAAGAGAGATCAAAGGAATTCGTTTCGATTACGTATACAAACCTTTGGAAAAAGTGGGTGGGGATTTCTTAGATATTTCAGAGATTAACCCAGGCCAAGTAAGAGTACTTTTAGCAGATGCAGTAGGACATGGGGTACAAGCAAGTCTTATGACCATGGCGTTAAAGACTGAATACGAAGAGTTAAAAAAGCTTCCTTGTCCCACTCATGTATTAAAAGAACTGAATGGAAGATTTTTAAGAAAGTTTGACACCCTCGAAAGTATCTTCCCTTGCTTCGTTGCAGATATTTATCTAGAGAAAAAAGAAGTTCTATATGCTTCTGCCGGACATCCGGATCAGGTTTTACTTTCCCCTGATAGTAAATATGAATTACTTCATAAAACAGGTCCTATATTAGGACTATTTGATGATCTAGAGATTGAATTCTCTACCTATAAGTTCCCTACCGGTAGCCGTTTATTACTTTTCTCTGATGGACTTATAGAGAATAGAAGAAAGGAGAATAGATGGAGCACTGTGGAGACAATTGCAGCCAGAGCATCCACACTTTCCAACGTGAGTCTTCAAAAACTATTGGAAGAATTAGTAGTAATGGAAGAAAGATCTAGAGGAGATGAGCAGAGATACGATGATATCACTATCATCGCAATCGAATCCCGAGAAACTCCCGAATATCCCGCCTAA
- a CDS encoding 2-dehydropantoate 2-reductase, with product MSFSPKFAIIGSGSIGTYVGSYLVKAGYPVVFVGRERLKQEIQLFGLGISDYKGNSFTLAPSQVRYVTDIKEAKDSNVFLITVKSKDTIEAGKSIRSLFSPEELSKIIVVSFQNGVRNSKELASVLPELNDRNLPGMVPFNVVAKGKGQFHQGTSGELVVKSNEFGNKIHACLRKAGLPSIVHKNMEGVLWGKLLFNLNNSLNALAGVPLREELSQRTYRKILASMILEGLEILKISGIQPASAGKMIPWLAPIILGLPDFLFFRVASSMVKIDPEARSSMWEDLHHGRTTEISYLNGEIISLADEVGHKAPINRKIASLISEAESGSGKSQYDAETLSKLLGIV from the coding sequence ATGAGTTTTTCCCCTAAATTTGCGATCATAGGTTCCGGAAGTATTGGAACGTACGTCGGATCATATTTGGTAAAAGCAGGGTATCCTGTAGTATTTGTAGGCAGAGAACGATTAAAACAAGAGATCCAATTATTCGGTTTAGGGATCAGCGACTATAAGGGAAATTCTTTCACCCTCGCCCCAAGCCAAGTTCGTTATGTAACTGATATAAAAGAAGCGAAAGATTCGAACGTATTTCTGATCACAGTCAAAAGTAAAGATACGATAGAAGCAGGAAAATCCATTCGTTCTCTTTTTTCACCGGAAGAATTATCTAAAATTATCGTAGTAAGTTTTCAAAATGGGGTCCGAAACTCAAAAGAGCTAGCTTCCGTATTACCTGAGTTAAACGACAGAAACTTACCAGGTATGGTTCCATTCAATGTGGTAGCAAAAGGGAAAGGACAATTTCATCAAGGGACAAGCGGAGAACTCGTAGTTAAATCAAACGAATTCGGGAATAAAATCCATGCATGCCTAAGAAAAGCAGGATTACCTTCTATCGTACATAAAAACATGGAGGGAGTTCTTTGGGGAAAATTACTTTTCAATTTGAATAATAGTTTAAACGCACTCGCCGGTGTTCCTCTTAGAGAAGAATTATCCCAAAGGACTTACAGAAAAATTTTGGCTTCTATGATCTTGGAAGGTTTGGAAATACTCAAAATCTCCGGGATCCAACCCGCAAGCGCAGGCAAAATGATCCCTTGGCTTGCACCTATTATTTTAGGTCTGCCGGATTTTCTATTTTTTAGAGTGGCTTCTTCCATGGTCAAAATTGATCCAGAAGCAAGATCCTCAATGTGGGAAGACCTACATCATGGAAGAACGACTGAAATTTCTTATCTGAATGGAGAGATTATAAGTTTAGCAGATGAGGTCGGTCATAAAGCACCGATCAATCGTAAGATCGCTTCTTTGATTTCAGAAGCAGAAAGCGGTTCCGGCAAATCTCAATATGATGCCGAAACGCTTTCTAAACTTTTAGGAATTGTTTAG
- a CDS encoding MaoC family dehydratase, producing MSKIEFDKYEVGQELPPLKVDTITHAHLVRYAGASGDFNPIHNDPDFARKTGLDGTIAHGMFVMAQIGRLCTSWADQKQIKEFGVTFKAMTKPGQKLTCSGKVKRKKEENGEKLLTVAVEAADESGEVKASGELVVIC from the coding sequence ATGAGTAAAATTGAATTCGACAAGTACGAAGTAGGACAAGAGCTCCCTCCTTTAAAAGTGGATACTATTACACATGCGCATTTAGTGCGTTATGCGGGAGCGAGTGGTGACTTTAACCCGATCCATAATGATCCGGATTTCGCTCGTAAGACCGGATTGGATGGAACTATTGCTCATGGTATGTTCGTAATGGCTCAGATCGGAAGACTTTGCACTTCTTGGGCGGACCAAAAGCAAATTAAAGAATTCGGAGTCACTTTCAAAGCGATGACCAAGCCTGGACAAAAGTTAACTTGTTCCGGTAAAGTTAAACGTAAGAAAGAAGAAAACGGAGAGAAACTTCTTACAGTGGCTGTAGAGGCTGCTGACGAATCTGGAGAAGTGAAAGCTTCCGGAGAATTAGTAGTTATCTGCTAA
- a CDS encoding tetratricopeptide repeat protein — MNRFHFSRKYSILASVTLVLASYSACSGEKDEPSILEIRDLLDSGHLTESVQKAKDKALITGKMDQVHYLRGWIHYLRKEDPSAEKEYKLCLKENKNSIDCLRGLAQIEKHKQNYEKAETRYKQALVIAQATKDQEYSSMLLTDLGNLSLSQDEREEALDWYTKSIQVKPEGSAYYGLGFVHLLNRDKFASIQSLKKGLGTEYRDLIIKAETYYLLAKLQNDFEKNPQAASESAKKAFELFPAMEKYSKSWEQYSKLSSSK; from the coding sequence ATGAACCGTTTTCATTTTTCTAGAAAGTATTCTATTTTAGCTAGCGTTACACTCGTATTGGCTTCCTATTCCGCATGTTCTGGGGAGAAGGATGAACCATCTATTCTGGAAATCAGGGATTTATTAGACTCCGGTCATTTAACGGAATCTGTTCAGAAGGCGAAAGATAAGGCACTTATCACTGGAAAAATGGACCAGGTCCATTATCTAAGAGGTTGGATCCATTATTTACGCAAAGAAGATCCTTCTGCAGAGAAAGAATATAAACTTTGTTTAAAGGAGAATAAAAACTCCATCGATTGTTTGAGAGGTCTCGCTCAAATAGAAAAGCATAAACAGAATTACGAAAAAGCAGAAACAAGGTACAAACAAGCCTTAGTAATTGCACAAGCCACCAAAGACCAAGAATACAGTTCTATGTTACTTACAGATCTGGGAAATCTGTCACTTTCTCAAGACGAAAGAGAAGAGGCTCTAGATTGGTATACTAAATCGATCCAAGTAAAACCGGAAGGTTCTGCTTATTATGGACTTGGCTTTGTACATCTATTGAATCGAGACAAGTTTGCTTCCATCCAATCCTTAAAAAAAGGATTAGGAACTGAATACAGAGACCTAATTATCAAAGCGGAAACCTATTATCTTCTGGCAAAGTTACAAAATGATTTCGAAAAAAATCCGCAGGCAGCAAGTGAGTCGGCAAAAAAAGCCTTCGAATTATTTCCGGCAATGGAGAAATACTCAAAATCTTGGGAACAATATTCCAAACTTTCCAGTTCTAAATAA
- a CDS encoding zinc-dependent alcohol dehydrogenase family protein, producing MKAVQLSSFGKENLSLVDLPDPGKPGPGEVLVRFRAASLNFRDYLVVQGKYNPNFPVPMVPCSDGSGEIVDIGENVTGFKAGDKINATFAPYWLSGHANKKELRTTLGGPLDGTLRQYAILPATGVVPMPSHLSFEEAATLPCAGLTAWSSFFVENQLKKGESVVIQGTGGVSLFALQFAKAIGATVYLTSSSDEKLERGKSLGADHLINYRNITSWGEKIRELTGGEGVDHIVEVGGAGTLEQSIKAVKLFGTIHLIGILAGAIKDLNLLPLVMNQIKVQGIVVGHREGFLAMNKKIEEWKLKPVVDKVYELSEFKDALEYLKDGKHFGKIVVRIP from the coding sequence ATGAAAGCCGTACAACTCTCCTCCTTCGGAAAAGAAAATCTTTCCCTAGTCGATTTACCTGATCCAGGTAAGCCAGGCCCTGGAGAAGTTTTAGTTCGTTTCAGAGCGGCTTCTTTGAATTTCAGGGATTATCTTGTTGTCCAAGGAAAGTATAATCCGAATTTTCCAGTACCAATGGTTCCATGTAGCGACGGCTCAGGAGAAATTGTAGATATCGGGGAGAATGTCACCGGATTCAAAGCAGGAGACAAGATCAACGCAACCTTCGCACCTTATTGGTTATCTGGACACGCAAACAAAAAAGAACTCAGGACCACATTAGGCGGCCCTTTGGACGGAACACTCAGACAATATGCAATTCTTCCTGCTACTGGCGTGGTTCCGATGCCTTCTCATCTTAGCTTCGAAGAAGCTGCCACGCTCCCTTGTGCAGGACTTACCGCTTGGTCTTCTTTTTTTGTAGAGAACCAACTCAAAAAAGGGGAATCAGTAGTTATACAAGGAACCGGTGGAGTCTCCTTATTCGCATTACAATTTGCTAAAGCTATTGGAGCGACAGTCTATCTCACTTCTTCTTCCGATGAAAAACTGGAAAGAGGGAAATCCTTAGGCGCAGACCATCTGATCAATTATAGAAATATTACTTCTTGGGGTGAAAAGATCAGAGAGCTTACAGGCGGAGAAGGCGTGGATCATATCGTAGAAGTAGGAGGAGCCGGAACCTTAGAACAATCCATTAAAGCAGTAAAACTGTTCGGCACAATCCATTTGATCGGGATTTTAGCCGGAGCAATTAAAGATTTGAACCTTCTACCTTTAGTCATGAACCAGATCAAAGTCCAAGGGATCGTAGTTGGTCATAGAGAAGGTTTCCTTGCTATGAACAAAAAAATTGAAGAATGGAAACTGAAACCTGTAGTAGATAAGGTCTATGAACTTTCCGAATTCAAAGATGCATTAGAGTATCTTAAAGACGGAAAACATTTCGGAAAGATCGTAGTTCGAATTCCTTAA
- a CDS encoding N-acyl-D-amino-acid deacylase family protein produces MKYDVLIKNGRIFDGEGNESFVGDVAVLDGKIVEISKSIPGDAKKIYDAKGLWVTPGFIDFHTHYDAEVEASPGLKESVMHGVTTITMGSCSLSLCIGSPEDLADMFSRVEAIPREQVLPLLQKKKTWNSMKEYADHLNSLPLGPNVSTFLGHSAIRSYSMGLERSLSYGVKPTEQEMLQMEKLLQEAIDCGYLGLSINTLTWDKMDGSRFRSKPLPSTFAKWSEISRLNRIVRREGRIFQGVPNVSTKYNVLLFFKESLGIFRKKLKTTIISLMDPRSNRSIYKLVAFLTRIVNTILKGDVRLQAVPAVFDLYADGVDVVVFEEFGAGTAAIHLADLAERRKLLLDKGYRKWFRRQWTNWFLPRVFHRDFNESKIVECPDQKLVGRSFSELAKERKQHVVETFLDLCAEYGNDIRWYTVIGNDRKGPLKYIVSHPDVLIGFSDAGAHLRGMAHYNFPLRFLKLVRDAELEEKPFLSAEKAVWRVTGEIADWFGLDTGKLKVGAQADIVLLNPNGLNEKVETIQETPMPEFGGMVRLVRRNEEAIRAVLINGKVAVENGTVLPEIGKENGFGRFMAYKEKDYLYNSKKESKRLPASVA; encoded by the coding sequence ATGAAGTACGATGTTCTTATTAAAAATGGAAGAATATTCGATGGTGAAGGAAACGAATCCTTTGTTGGAGATGTAGCAGTTCTTGATGGTAAGATTGTAGAAATTTCTAAATCAATTCCAGGTGATGCAAAGAAGATATATGATGCGAAGGGACTTTGGGTTACTCCAGGATTTATAGATTTTCATACACATTATGATGCAGAGGTAGAAGCTTCTCCCGGGCTCAAAGAATCCGTGATGCATGGAGTAACTACCATCACAATGGGAAGTTGTTCTCTCAGTCTTTGTATCGGATCACCGGAAGATCTTGCCGACATGTTCAGTAGGGTAGAAGCGATCCCAAGAGAGCAGGTACTTCCTCTATTACAAAAAAAGAAAACTTGGAATTCAATGAAAGAATATGCGGATCATTTGAATTCTCTTCCATTGGGTCCGAATGTCTCTACGTTCTTAGGACATTCTGCTATCAGATCTTATTCTATGGGGTTAGAAAGATCTCTTTCTTATGGAGTGAAACCTACAGAACAAGAAATGCTTCAAATGGAAAAACTTTTGCAAGAAGCAATCGATTGTGGATACTTAGGGCTTTCTATCAATACTCTTACCTGGGATAAGATGGATGGAAGTCGTTTTAGAAGTAAACCCCTTCCTTCCACATTTGCAAAATGGTCCGAGATAAGCAGATTGAATCGAATCGTTCGAAGAGAAGGTCGGATTTTCCAGGGAGTGCCGAACGTTTCTACAAAGTACAATGTGTTGCTCTTCTTTAAGGAAAGTCTGGGGATTTTCAGAAAAAAACTAAAGACCACAATCATTTCTCTCATGGACCCAAGATCTAATCGTTCTATTTATAAGTTGGTCGCGTTTCTAACTCGAATTGTGAATACGATCTTGAAAGGAGATGTTCGTTTGCAGGCTGTCCCTGCCGTATTCGATCTTTACGCGGATGGAGTGGATGTAGTAGTCTTCGAGGAATTCGGTGCAGGGACCGCTGCTATACATTTAGCAGATCTTGCGGAACGCAGAAAACTCCTTCTTGATAAAGGATATAGAAAATGGTTCCGAAGACAATGGACGAATTGGTTCCTGCCTAGAGTGTTTCATCGAGACTTTAATGAATCCAAAATTGTAGAATGTCCAGACCAAAAACTGGTTGGTAGATCTTTCTCCGAATTAGCTAAAGAAAGAAAACAACATGTGGTCGAAACATTTTTGGATCTATGCGCGGAATATGGAAATGATATCCGTTGGTATACTGTTATCGGAAATGATCGTAAGGGTCCTTTAAAATATATAGTTAGTCATCCGGATGTGTTGATCGGGTTCTCTGATGCAGGTGCTCACTTAAGAGGAATGGCACATTATAATTTTCCATTACGTTTTTTGAAATTAGTAAGAGACGCGGAATTAGAGGAAAAACCTTTCCTTTCTGCGGAAAAAGCAGTCTGGAGAGTTACTGGAGAGATTGCAGATTGGTTTGGTCTGGATACAGGCAAATTGAAAGTCGGAGCCCAAGCTGACATCGTTCTTTTAAATCCAAACGGCTTGAACGAAAAGGTGGAAACCATCCAAGAAACTCCAATGCCTGAATTCGGTGGAATGGTCCGCTTGGTTCGCCGAAACGAAGAAGCGATCCGTGCAGTCTTGATTAACGGAAAGGTTGCCGTTGAGAACGGGACTGTTCTTCCTGAGATCGGAAAAGAAAACGGTTTCGGAAGATTTATGGCTTATAAAGAAAAAGATTATCTTTATAATTCTAAAAAGGAATCTAAACGATTGCCTGCTTCTGTAGCTTAG
- a CDS encoding DUF2167 domain-containing protein → MIRRFLAFFFFTAILWSLPVSAQTFETDEDLLKWVKSLKYETNLVPLSNKDGKLIANIQVPKGYKYLNPKDSKIVLENVWGNPPSDPGLGILFIASETPLDLGSYAITIDYVDEGHVDDEDSKEIKYDELLSELKEASKEESEQRKKDGYSGLELVGWASAPYYDSAAKKLHWAKEYKFEGTETNTLNYNIRILGRSGYLLLNVLGDITVLKRVEGDVGRILKSVEFSEGNRYADYDSKIDSLAAYGIGGLIAGGLLKKAGLFAVIGGFLLKGAKLLIPAAIGLFYAVRRFVFGKGKPEDTASGPGDKET, encoded by the coding sequence ATGATTCGTCGATTCTTGGCCTTTTTCTTTTTTACGGCCATCTTATGGAGTCTTCCTGTTTCTGCACAAACATTTGAAACAGATGAGGACTTATTGAAATGGGTTAAATCATTAAAGTATGAGACTAACCTAGTTCCTCTTTCAAATAAAGACGGAAAATTGATCGCAAATATCCAAGTCCCAAAAGGTTACAAATATCTGAATCCAAAAGATAGTAAAATCGTATTGGAAAATGTTTGGGGAAATCCTCCGAGCGATCCGGGACTCGGAATTTTATTTATCGCAAGCGAAACTCCTTTGGATTTGGGATCTTATGCGATCACTATTGATTATGTAGATGAGGGGCACGTAGATGATGAAGATTCCAAAGAAATCAAATACGACGAACTATTATCCGAACTAAAAGAAGCTTCAAAAGAAGAAAGTGAGCAAAGGAAAAAAGACGGATATTCCGGATTGGAACTAGTCGGTTGGGCTTCTGCTCCTTATTATGATTCTGCCGCTAAAAAATTACATTGGGCAAAAGAATATAAATTCGAAGGAACTGAAACAAATACTCTCAATTATAATATTCGAATTTTAGGAAGAAGCGGTTATCTTTTATTGAATGTACTCGGAGACATTACGGTTTTGAAAAGAGTAGAGGGAGATGTCGGCCGGATACTAAAGAGCGTTGAATTCTCCGAAGGAAATCGTTACGCAGATTACGATTCTAAAATAGACAGTTTAGCAGCGTATGGGATCGGAGGTCTGATCGCTGGAGGACTTCTGAAAAAAGCGGGATTGTTCGCAGTCATCGGTGGATTTCTATTAAAAGGAGCAAAATTACTGATCCCGGCTGCGATCGGTTTGTTCTATGCAGTCAGAAGATTTGTTTTCGGAAAAGGAAAACCGGAAGATACTGCTTCCGGACCGGGTGATAAAGAAACCTAA
- a CDS encoding lipase family alpha/beta hydrolase, protein MRKLGLALLLLFLCSGTLFASGGGSSSKPLAGSYPIVLSHGLFGWGNDSSGVISILSYWGGMDTYLQSQGATVYAPAKTAAQSNETRGVQLKDKVLVYMAANGFSKVHILGHSQGGLDSRYAITNLGLSSKVSTLTTLNTPHRGSPIADIVNTVLPDWIKPFVSTVLGVFVQLIWSQGQQDALAALGSLSTSGTAAFNSRTPDASSVKYFSYGSYITIPDLIQHPLMGLIQPACIAGGLLNGQGGTCDGLVPYTSLKWGTFKGGPDYGLFVTGVDHIQCSNTLNSGKPWYDVEGYFLKMASNAKSNQ, encoded by the coding sequence ATGCGTAAATTAGGACTAGCGTTATTGCTCCTATTTCTGTGTAGCGGCACGTTGTTCGCTTCAGGGGGAGGATCTTCCTCCAAACCGTTAGCTGGATCGTATCCAATCGTTCTTTCCCACGGACTTTTCGGTTGGGGAAATGATTCTTCCGGCGTTATTAGTATTTTAAGCTACTGGGGAGGAATGGACACTTACCTTCAATCCCAAGGAGCTACCGTATATGCACCTGCAAAAACTGCGGCTCAATCTAATGAGACCCGTGGTGTTCAGTTAAAGGACAAGGTCCTTGTCTATATGGCTGCAAATGGCTTTAGTAAAGTGCATATTCTTGGCCACTCTCAAGGTGGATTGGATAGCCGTTATGCTATTACCAACCTAGGACTTTCTTCTAAAGTTTCCACTTTAACCACTTTGAACACTCCTCACAGAGGATCCCCAATCGCTGATATCGTTAACACTGTATTGCCTGATTGGATTAAACCTTTTGTAAGCACCGTTCTTGGAGTTTTCGTTCAATTGATTTGGAGCCAAGGCCAACAAGATGCTCTTGCTGCTTTAGGATCTCTTTCTACAAGCGGAACTGCAGCTTTCAATAGCCGCACTCCTGATGCTTCTTCCGTTAAGTATTTCTCTTACGGATCTTACATCACCATTCCTGACCTAATCCAACACCCTCTAATGGGATTGATCCAACCTGCATGTATCGCTGGTGGATTATTGAACGGACAAGGTGGAACTTGCGACGGACTCGTTCCTTACACTTCTTTGAAATGGGGAACATTCAAAGGTGGACCTGATTACGGACTTTTTGTTACTGGTGTAGACCATATCCAGTGCTCCAATACTCTGAATTCCGGAAAACCTTGGTATGATGTGGAAGGTTACTTCCTGAAAATGGCTTCCAACGCGAAATCTAACCAATAA
- a CDS encoding FAS1-like dehydratase domain-containing protein translates to MAEKGISKDLIGTKLDSYEFDVERGKIKEFCLAIGESNPIYFDLEAAKKAGYEDIPAPPTFPTVIQFWGYPKIWKDMENMGVDTSRILHLKEKYNYVKTLYPGKVSSQGECVNVTVGKMDTMTFRTTIRNAKGETVIEAEMSIFIRKPEQ, encoded by the coding sequence ATGGCAGAAAAAGGCATTTCAAAAGACCTGATCGGCACAAAACTCGACTCCTACGAATTCGACGTAGAAAGAGGAAAGATAAAAGAGTTTTGTCTAGCGATCGGCGAAAGCAATCCGATATACTTCGATTTAGAAGCGGCAAAAAAAGCGGGATACGAGGACATTCCAGCTCCTCCTACATTTCCTACTGTAATCCAATTTTGGGGATATCCTAAAATTTGGAAAGATATGGAAAATATGGGAGTTGATACTTCCAGGATCCTACATCTTAAAGAAAAATATAATTATGTGAAAACTCTTTATCCTGGTAAGGTTTCTTCTCAGGGTGAATGTGTTAACGTAACTGTCGGTAAAATGGACACTATGACTTTCCGCACCACCATTCGTAATGCGAAAGGTGAAACTGTGATTGAAGCAGAGATGTCTATTTTCATCCGTAAACCGGAACAGTGA
- a CDS encoding DUF2062 domain-containing protein — protein sequence MNFLRTIWRIIHKQIILPFQESYAPIHEVCLGTTVGLIWSMTPLVGVQMYLGLGTWLILRLFRIRFYLPIAIAMIWITNPVTLPFFYSLFYWIGKQVLLLFGIPFQQISFDTLLAISKESESMDLISGLYHWTIFLFDKMGLPMFIGGFAFGIPLALLGYPITYRLLNSYRSRRAQEEGISLQEWELKHVRKDVGLFTAKTP from the coding sequence ATGAATTTTCTCAGAACAATCTGGCGTATCATCCATAAACAAATTATTTTACCTTTCCAAGAATCTTATGCTCCTATTCACGAAGTTTGTTTAGGTACTACTGTAGGTTTGATCTGGTCCATGACTCCTTTGGTAGGAGTGCAAATGTATTTAGGATTGGGAACCTGGCTGATACTTCGTTTATTCAGGATCCGGTTTTATCTTCCTATCGCAATCGCAATGATCTGGATCACAAATCCGGTAACTCTTCCGTTTTTTTATTCTCTATTCTATTGGATAGGTAAACAGGTTTTACTTTTATTCGGAATTCCTTTCCAGCAGATCAGTTTTGACACGTTATTGGCCATCTCCAAAGAATCCGAATCTATGGATCTGATCAGTGGATTATATCATTGGACAATTTTTTTATTCGATAAGATGGGTCTTCCAATGTTCATAGGCGGTTTTGCTTTCGGAATTCCTTTAGCCTTACTTGGATATCCGATTACTTATCGTTTATTAAATTCATATAGATCCAGAAGGGCGCAAGAAGAAGGCATCAGCCTCCAGGAATGGGAACTAAAACACGTTAGAAAAGATGTGGGACTGTTCACCGCCAAAACACCTTAG